In the Brassica napus cultivar Da-Ae chromosome A7, Da-Ae, whole genome shotgun sequence genome, one interval contains:
- the LOC106357715 gene encoding scarecrow-like protein 15 translates to MRVPASSDSNSGGKNLVVYDEPTSVLGLRRSPTPTTVEEKPLVSAASGGDNQFPSDDHAMRSMDWDSIMRELELDDDSTPNLKPNFPPPAHFAVVDPPLPGFPDQLNPAEYGYDNNNEGGGGFDIIEDLIRVVDCVDSDELQHAQVILSRLNQRLRSPAGRPLLRAAFYFKEALGSLLSGSNRNQNRLTSWTEIVERIRAIKEFSGISPIPLFSHFTANQAILDSLHQSSSPFAHIVDFEIGFGGQYASLMREIAEKSSATGGFLRVTAVVPEESAVETRLVKENLVQFAADLKIRFQIDFVLMRTFKMLSFKAIRFVEGERTVVLISPVIFRRLNGISGFVNDLRRVSPNVVVFVDSEGWNGISGAGSFQREFVSGFEFYTMVLESLDAAAPNGDLVKKIIEGFVLRPKIAAAVEAAAVNKRQGGGEMTWREAFCAAGMRMVPLSQFVDFQAECLVEKAQVRGFHVAKRQGELVLCWHGRPLVATSAWRF, encoded by the coding sequence ATGAGAGTCCCTGCTTCATCGGACAGTAACTCAGGAGGAAAGAATCTTGTTGTCTATGACGAGCCCACTTCCGTGCTCGGCCTCCGTAGAAGCCCAACTCCCACAACGGTGGAAGAGAAGCCACTCGTCTCGGCCGCGAGTGGTGGTGATAATCAATTTCCGTCAGACGATCACGCGATGCGTTCCATGGATTGGGATTCAATCATGAGAGAATTAGAATTAGATGACGATTCTACCCCTAACTTGAAACCCAATTTCCCTCCGCCTGCCCATTTCGCCGTCGTTGATCCACCGCTTCCAGGCTTTCCCGATCAGCTTAATCCTGCGGAGTACGGGTATGACAACAACAacgaaggaggaggaggatttgATATCATTGAAGATCTCATCCGAGTTGTCGACTGTGTCGACTCGGACGAGTTGCAGCACGCTCAGGTGATATTGTCACGGCTCAATCAACGGCTGAGATCTCCTGCGGGTAGGCCGCTTCTGAGAGCAGCGTTTTACTTCAAGGAGGCTCTCGGTTCGCTTCTTTCCGGTTCGAACCGGAATCAAAACCGGTTAACTTCATGGACCGAGATCGTCGAGAGAATCCGAGCAATCAAAGAATTCTCCGGTATATCTCCGATACCTCTCTTCTCTCACTTCACGGCGAATCAAGCAATCCTCGACTCTCTCCACCAATCTTCCTCGCCGTTCGCTCACATCGTCGACTTCGAGATCGGATTCGGCGGTCAGTACGCGTCGCTCATGAGAGAGATCGCCGAGAAATCATCAGCAACCGGCGGATTTCTGAGAGTCACGGCGGTTGTACCGGAGGAATCCGCCGTGGAGACGCGTCTCGTCAAAGAGAATCTCGTTCAGTTCGCCGCCGATTTGAAAATCCGATTTCAGATTGATTTCGTTCTGATGCGAACGTTCAAGATGTTATCATTCAAAGCGATCAGATTCGTGGAAGGAGAAAGAACCGTCGTGTTGATTTCTCCGGTGATATTCCGCCGTTTAAACGGAATCTCCGGTTTCGTTAACGACTTACGGCGAGTTTCACCGAACGTCGTCGTTTTCGTGGACAGCGAAGGATGGAACGGAATATCCGGAGCTGGATCGTTTCAAAGAGAGTTTGTTAGTGGGTTCGAGTTCTACACGATGGTGTTGGAATCTCTCGACGCTGCCGCTCCGAACGGTGATTTGGTGAAGAAGATCATAGAAGGGTTTGTGCTGCGGCCTAAAATCGCGGCGGCGGTTGAAGCAGCAGCGGTTAACAAGAGACAGGGTGGTGGAGAGATGACGTGGCGGGAGGCGTTTTGTGCGGCGGGGATGAGGATGGTTCCGTTAAGCCAGTTTGTCGATTTTCAAGCTGAGTGTTTAGTGGAGAAAGCGCAAGTCAGAGGGTTCCACGTGGCGAAACGACAGGGAGAGTTAGTGCTTTGTTGGCATGGAAGGCCTTTGGTTGCCACGTCAGCTTGGCGGTTTTAA